Genomic DNA from Choristoneura fumiferana chromosome 16, NRCan_CFum_1, whole genome shotgun sequence:
TCtaatctataatatttataatataaaagtgaaccgccagaacgggaaaaaaacgaGGCAGAGCTCCTAAGCAATGCATTATTTCTCTAGAATTTttaagcaattcgattctttgaccttgggaaccGCAAAAAACTTGAGGAAATATGATATTGgatgtgtacattttgtatattaagcaaaataaaatcacaagttcgaatttcgagccaaaagcGACCGATCttttatctatgccagtgttgccattcagggaaaaagaaatccaTTCATTATCccgcattgcagtctgtaaagctctttagcACTGACCTGCATATTAAGTACCTGCCTGGACAGGGTGCTGTCGAGTTGTATCTGTGCCTATTCGATAATCGCTATTTTTTTCCTTTCCTTCACTTCTTTGAAGCGTTGCCATTCGGGTACGAAATAGTATGAGCGGCATAGGTACTATTTAGTAGTCTAACGTACTCACGTACTCTTCTGCCAAATTGCGTACTAACTATCACAGGCTGACGAAAATCCCAGTACGAACTTCACAGCATATCGTGGTGCAATAGTTTAACTGTATGGCTGCATGGAATAAGTTTCCTTTGCCTATCTCTGAAGGggtagaaaaaaaatgaaaatgggcCCAAaaagcttatatacaacactggaagttgaacgccgaacatccgtttgaaacaagaaattcgACCTTTATTATGTCACAAATCttttccatctctttctttagttagggtaagaaagagatggaattcATTCGTAACATGTAAGGCAAAATATGGGATACATAAAAACGTAATAAAGGTAAACcttttgtttcaaacggatgtgcagcattcaacctccagtgttaaGATTACCGCAATCAGAATGGGACTGTCAGAACTGTCATTTCATACATATTTTGATGTAAGCATATAGAATTACTGTCATCTCCAATCCCTTTCTAATCGCGGCCGAATAATAAGGACATGACAATTGCTATTCCCAGATATTTCAAAAGGTGCGTCCAGATCGCTTTAGTTATTGTATACACATGTGCAGCGGGCATGcagtgcagcagggctactacgaaactcgaaactcgaagttcgtatcgtaccgtccctctcgctctcgtattaaatagcataagtgtcagagggaccgcatgacacgaacttcgagtttcgagtttggtagtagccctgcaggagcgTTTAGCGAATAGTGCGCAAGGGGCGCATTCGCCAGATCTGGACAGACCTTTACTTTATATCCAACTTGcataatacctatacctattgtACGCGCGCGGAGCCGCGGGCGATCGCTAATAcaagtataatatataaaaaactacagttttcgttaaaaaatatttaatttaatgcgaTATAACAAAACGTGacaaaaaaaagccgtggtggcctctATTtctagtttttcgaaattcatgtgcggaatacatttgaaattttacacgagctatgcggtgaaggaaaacatcgtgaagaaacctgcacaaactgcgaagcaattcaatggtgtgtgtgaagttcccaatccgcactgggccgcgtttaactatggccaagccctcttttctgagaggagcctgcccagcagtgggacgtatataggctgggatgatgatgttaacAAAACTGTAAGCACGTTGTTGCCACTATTTCTAGTTTTGCTCGGATACTCTCTGCATTTTgagtttgtataaaaattttgtattaatttgtgATGTACAAGTTAGCAAAAAAcgaatttatttcacacatgaTTCATCAAACTATAGTTTAGCATTAAGCTTAACATATCAAAGCAAACCTCGTAAGCTTCAGTTTAGTTTTTCATCGTTTTAACAGAAACAGAGAATGCGTAAACGTATTTCTTAAGGTTTATTAAGAGGAATAGAATGTTAATCGCTTGTCATTTTCTTGTTGAACCAACGTCAGCTACTTTTTCGCTTCGCCTGCTGTTTACCAACGCGCactcgtttttttatttctcccatatttttactttttttttaacgtagGCACTTACccagaaaaataagtttaaactAAGTTTAAGttagtaaaataagtttttagctGATTAATTGCATTGTCATTACGTCGTTGTAATACGAGCAACATAATTAAAACTAGACCGTACTCGTCTAAATGAAACAACATGAGTATCCAGTGActtagggaaattcgtgtctgtttGAAAGTCTTTGGATAGcccttttttatacaatttaatactcTTATCAATGTTcaccagtgctggtcttatttttcgtCGCctgttcagtttgtattttcaatcaaacattttgctttacattgctgctgcgaacaaactttaaagtgtaattaaaaaaaaatatatttattttaaaagtcgctgaactaactGTTTTgtcgagtacgatctatgttttcattatttgctcttgttacaggccacacccggtatatgtaTACAAATTGGGtcaaaataaatttgcaaacgaaaagggtaaaaataaaaagcttgcAATTCTCGACTAACCcaatagtgtgggatatcgttggattggtcttttaaaatagTTGGGGgattgctaagacaatttttctattcagtgatctatttgtgaaatattcgactttaaagttaaaattttcattaaaaccgagcgtccccctcccctctaaaatctactgTTGAGtggtaaaatttgaaaaaattcagaatggtagtaaatatatcaaattattaGGAGAGTAAATAGCGGCTAAggtcttgagaattattaaagTTTAGAGTCGTAAATAACAgaaatccttataaaaatattacttgatgaTTCcgtaactacggaaccctatcctgggcatgtCCGTCGcgctcttggctgttttttttattaggtacgcgAGCTACATTTCTATAACGAAATACTACATTTCAATAACAGAGCCGCGTAAATAAATATCTGGATTTTTAAACAGATAAGTGCCTCACGGTTTTAGCTCACgggataataatattatgattcctcttattatttatttagctcCGTATGTTCATAATTACAAAGTAGTGTAAGTACCTAGCTAACAATGAAACTCAAAGCACTTAATATCCACAGGGTGCAATCTGGAACAATTATTACGGCCTTATTGTTCTTAATGAATTTATCGTAGTAGGAAACTCTAGTGAAAAAGGCGTTATTCGACTGTGTCCCTTTTCTTGGACGTCTTGATTCCCGTTTCCCGCTAGTAACGCCAACTAAAATTCCCTTATCGCCTTCATTATAATGTCCTGTATTTTTGCAGACAAGTGGACCTCCGGAATCACCCTGTGGTTAGAAAACGTTGTGTTTTAGGCTTCCTTTCCaatggagcggagcggagcaaGGGAATTATGCAGAGCGGAGTTGAAAACTGAGGAGCTACTATTATTACCAATAACTGATGGAAATAAAAGTAATACTGAAGTGATTGTACCTTTCCCACATCTGTCATGGCTCCTGAAGTGCATACAAATCGTCTCATGTTGGCATTATGCAATCTGTTGCAAGTAGCTGTTGTGATTACTTCGAGGTCTGCATAGAGTAACACCTCTGACGGACGCTAAAAGaaagtaaataggtaaataggtaCAGGTAGTAGTAcaggtataggtataggtataggtagtagtAGGGCAAACATAAGCTTATCGTTGGTACTACGTCCTTTTACGTCGTACTACGATCTTATACAAATCTAAATATGAGGAAATGAAAGCTATAAAATCGATGGTAGCCATCAGTTTTGATGCTTACTCCACAAATCACACATACagaatttcttgtttttttttttattcgactggatggcaaatgagcaagtgggtctcctgatggtaagagatcaccaccgcccataaacatctgcaacaccaggggtattgcagacgcgttgccaacctagaggccggagatgggatgggatgggcgcgtgccagtaatttcaccggctgtcttactctccacgccgaaacacaacagtgcaagcactgctgcttcacggcaagattagcgagcaagatggtggtagcaatccgtgcggaccttgcacaaggtcctaccacctctAAAACTCTCTGTGATTATTACCTACTTTTCTCTCAGTCTGTCCATAACCGGATGCAGTACATTTTAATCCTGTATAGGTCTTATGTTCTGTAGCATAAGGTATTTGATTAACATACTCGTTGTAAATATAAGGCGTTGATGTAAACTGAAACAAAGTTTGGCATGAAATAAGCAgtttgaaaaattattaaacTCTAAGACTCGACTCGTCAAGAACTATTGAACAGAGGCTATATTGTCTACCGCGCTGACGTTTGCAATCGCATTCCATTCACCGCCTTTTTTTACCCTTGTCTTATTGTGACaaaaagaagtagtgaaaaggattgtgatttcaagtgtgtGAAGTAGACAATAACAATAAGGCCTTAAAATTTTCATCatctactcgtctggttttggcctcaggtgaccccatggcttcagagaggtaatgctgtcagtgtcttggggtcaatgcctggggcagaaaatttggatgacgtttttattttgtaacatagtttagtttataaatagttttagtcttggatgtcagatagtatttattgtacacaatactGTAGGATAGGAATTCATCATTTCATCATTTTCTCTGTTTATCaatggatattttttatcccgaaaagtGGAAGTACACAGTACAAAGTTCCAGTGTAACGCAAATTCATCAtcattggacataggcctcctccatagacctcaAAAACTGGTCAAATTTTCCTAAATGCttacttgcttgcttgttttactgaagcttatttattttcttaattgcattttttctcaattttaatcgacacaggtACAGAGTCAACGGAGCTNNNNNNNNNNNNNNNNNNNNNNNNNNNNNNNNNNNNNNNNNNNNNNNNNNNNNNNNNNNNNNNNNNNNNNNNNNNNNNNNNNNNNNNNNNNNNNNNNNNNNNNNNNNNNNNNNNNNNNNNNNNNNNNNNNNNNNNNNNNNNNNNNNNNNNNNNNNNNNNNNNNNNNNNNNNNNNNNNNNNNNNNNNNNNNNNNNNNNNNNNNNNNNNNNNNNNNNNNNNNNNNNNNNNNNNNNNNNNNNNNNNNNNNNNNNNNNNNNNNNNNNNNNNNNNNNNNNNNNNNNNNNNNNNNNNNNNNNNNNNNNNNNNNNNNNNNNNNNNNNNNNNNNNNNNNNNNNNNNNNNNNNNNNNNNNNNNNNNNNNNNNNNNNNNNNNNNNNNNNNNNNNNNNNNNNNNNNNNNNNNNNNNNNNNNNNNNNNNNNNNNNNNNNNNNNNNNNNNNNNNNNNNNNNNNNNNNNNNNNNNNNNNNNNNNNNNNNNNNNNNNNNNNNNNNNNNNNNNNNNNNNNNNNNNNNNNNNNNNNNNNNNNNNNNNNNNNNNNNNNNNNNNNNNNNNNNNNNNNNNNNNNNNNNNNNNNNNNNNNNNNNNNNNNNNNNNNNNNNNNNNNNNNNNNNNNNNNNNNNNNNNNNNNNNNNNNNNNNNNNNNNNNNNNNNNNNNNNNNNNNNNNNNNNNNNNNNNNNNNNNNNNNNNNNNNNNNNNNNNNNNNNNNNNNNNNNNNNNNNNNNNNNNNNNNNNNNNNNNNNNNNNNNNNNNNNNNNNNNNNNNNNNNNNNNNNNNNNNNNNNNNNNNNNNNNNNNNNNNNNNNNNNNNN
This window encodes:
- the LOC141436559 gene encoding mast cell protease 9-like → MNFLLKIVFLFNVLQNDGNCLHELLKDQNATEDAPHFRIFYGKEAEAKQFPYQVSMKIQSRSTYYTFCGGTIIAPSKVLSAAHCFYNNKKSPCGCTSISVDSFTSTPYIYNEYVNQIPYATEHKTYTGLKCTASGYGQTERKRPSEVLLYADLEVITTATCNRLHNANMRRFVCTSGAMTDVGKGDSGGPLVCKNTGHYNEGDKGILVGVTSGKRESRRPRKGTQSNNAFFTRVSYYDKFIKNNKAVIIVPDCTLWILSALSFIVS